Proteins encoded by one window of Polaribacter haliotis:
- a CDS encoding aldo/keto reductase: MTKKSNYVADENRYEKMKYRRTGNSGLLLPEISLGLWHNFGDDDNFKNSRNLLKCAFDNGITHFDLANNYGPPPGSAEKNFGKILKKDFSAYRDELIISSKAGYKMWEGPYGEWGSKKYLVSSLDQSLKRMNLDYVDIFYHHRPDYDTPLEETMSTLDLMVRQGKALYVGLSNYQPEEAEKAFKILKGLGTPCLIHQPRYSLFDKWIENGLLDLLGNSGVGAICFSPLAQGMLTNKYIKGLPKDSRAVKDSPFLNTEQVVEMLPKINALNEIAKNRNQNLAQMAISWILKDNRITSVLIGASKTEQILDSVKAIENTTFTNSEILEINKITD, translated from the coding sequence ATGACAAAAAAAAGTAATTATGTAGCAGATGAAAATCGCTATGAAAAAATGAAATACAGAAGAACTGGAAATAGTGGTTTATTATTACCAGAAATTTCTTTGGGTTTATGGCACAACTTTGGTGATGATGACAATTTTAAAAATTCTAGAAACCTTCTAAAATGTGCTTTTGATAACGGAATTACACATTTCGATTTGGCAAATAATTATGGACCTCCTCCTGGTTCTGCTGAAAAGAATTTTGGAAAAATATTAAAAAAAGATTTTAGTGCATACAGAGATGAATTGATAATTTCATCTAAAGCAGGTTATAAAATGTGGGAAGGACCTTATGGCGAATGGGGTTCCAAAAAATATTTGGTTTCTAGTTTAGACCAAAGTTTAAAAAGGATGAATTTAGATTATGTAGATATTTTTTATCATCATAGACCAGATTATGATACACCTTTAGAAGAAACTATGAGTACTTTAGATCTAATGGTTAGACAAGGAAAAGCATTGTATGTTGGTTTGTCTAATTATCAGCCAGAAGAAGCAGAAAAAGCATTTAAAATTTTAAAAGGTTTAGGGACTCCTTGTTTAATACATCAACCAAGATATAGTTTGTTCGATAAATGGATTGAAAATGGTTTGTTAGATTTATTAGGTAATTCTGGAGTTGGCGCAATTTGTTTTTCGCCTTTAGCACAAGGAATGTTAACCAATAAATACATAAAAGGTTTACCAAAAGATTCTAGAGCCGTAAAAGATAGTCCTTTTTTAAATACAGAACAGGTAGTGGAAATGTTACCTAAAATTAATGCATTAAATGAAATTGCAAAAAACAGGAATCAAAATTTGGCACAAATGGCAATATCTTGGATTTTAAAAGACAATAGAATTACTTCTGTTTTAATTGGAGCAAGTAAAACAGAACAAATTTTAGATAGTGTAAAAGCCATTGAAAACACAACATTTACTAACAGCGAAATATTAGAAATTAATAAAATTACAGA